A region of Streptomyces sp. TG1A-60 DNA encodes the following proteins:
- a CDS encoding MFS transporter codes for MGRGTAPSTAKDNATAGSAGKAAGLVLAVTCGAQFMVIIDDTVVAMALPTIRTALDFEQASLAWVIDAYMLLFGGFLVLGGRCADLFGRRKVFLAGLGVFTAASLACGLATTPEMLIVSRGAQGFGAALLSPAALSILITFFTEAKERRKALGVWGGLTGISGVSGVLLGGVITDIIDWRWVFFVNIPVGILLFALALRPALADREPPAKGTSTDTTGALLITSALLLLVYTVISTSHRPWGSTATVAGLIGAGLLLAGFVIRELRASQPLIRLGIFASRQIAAANVMMLLAASGLYGIFFFLTQYMQVLQEWSPLRAGLSWAPFGVTMAVFSGIAIQLMPRLGSRILCLVGLGTATVGLGLLTGAPVKASYVSDVLPTLLLCAAGYGLAMVPLVVAAVSGVAKADSGAASGVLNTGQQIGGATGLAVLAALASSTLDDEVASGTAMPDALLASFHSAFLVGTVLSACAAALALVLPALRTEFDPETTSGA; via the coding sequence ATGGGCAGGGGAACGGCCCCGTCCACGGCCAAGGACAACGCGACGGCCGGATCGGCGGGCAAGGCGGCAGGCCTCGTCCTCGCGGTGACCTGCGGTGCGCAGTTCATGGTCATCATCGACGACACCGTCGTCGCGATGGCGCTGCCGACGATTCGCACCGCGCTGGACTTCGAACAGGCCTCGCTGGCCTGGGTCATCGACGCGTACATGCTGCTGTTCGGCGGCTTCCTCGTGCTCGGCGGCCGGTGCGCGGACCTCTTCGGCCGGCGCAAGGTGTTTCTCGCCGGTCTCGGTGTCTTCACCGCGGCCTCGCTCGCCTGCGGTCTTGCCACCACGCCCGAGATGCTGATCGTGTCGCGCGGCGCCCAGGGTTTCGGCGCGGCACTGCTCAGCCCGGCCGCCCTGTCCATCCTGATCACGTTCTTCACCGAGGCGAAGGAGCGCCGCAAGGCCCTCGGGGTGTGGGGCGGACTCACCGGTATATCCGGGGTCTCCGGCGTGCTCCTCGGAGGTGTCATCACCGACATCATCGACTGGCGCTGGGTGTTCTTTGTCAACATCCCGGTCGGCATCCTGCTGTTCGCACTCGCCCTGCGGCCCGCGCTCGCCGACCGTGAGCCGCCGGCCAAGGGCACGTCGACGGACACCACCGGCGCCCTGCTCATCACCTCCGCGCTGCTGCTTCTCGTCTACACCGTGATCAGCACCAGCCACCGGCCGTGGGGCTCCACCGCCACCGTGGCCGGACTCATCGGCGCCGGCCTGCTGCTGGCCGGCTTCGTCATCAGGGAACTGCGCGCCTCCCAGCCGCTGATCCGGCTCGGCATCTTCGCCAGTCGGCAGATCGCCGCGGCGAACGTGATGATGCTGCTCGCGGCCTCCGGCCTGTACGGGATCTTCTTCTTCCTGACCCAGTACATGCAGGTGCTCCAGGAGTGGTCGCCCCTGCGCGCCGGCCTGTCCTGGGCGCCGTTCGGCGTGACCATGGCGGTGTTCTCCGGCATCGCCATCCAACTGATGCCGAGGCTCGGCAGCCGCATCCTGTGCCTGGTCGGGCTCGGCACCGCCACCGTCGGCCTCGGACTGCTGACAGGCGCCCCCGTCAAGGCCTCGTACGTGTCCGACGTCCTGCCCACGCTGCTGCTGTGCGCCGCCGGATACGGCCTGGCGATGGTGCCCCTGGTGGTTGCCGCGGTGAGCGGCGTGGCGAAGGCGGACTCCGGAGCGGCCTCCGGCGTCCTCAACACCGGCCAGCAGATCGGCGGCGCCACCGGCCTCGCGGTGCTGGCGGCACTCGCCAGCAGCACCCTCGACGACGAGGTGGCCTCGGGCACGGCGATGCCCGACGCCCTGCTGGCGAGCTTCCACTCGGCCTTCCTCGTCGGCACGGTGCTCAGCGCCTGCGCCGCCGCGCTGGCACTGGTGCTGCCCGCGCTGCGCACCGAGTTCGACCCGGAGACGACCTCGGGCGCCTGA
- a CDS encoding FAD-dependent oxidoreductase — MPHPRAVVIGAGIGGLTAALGLHRRGWHVTVLERAPALAPVGAALTLAPNAQRALAALALGEEISRLSAWEGDGLLRDPQGRPLARTTSASVVARFGGPLVVLRRSDLVGLIVGRLPHGSVRTGEAATLTGAGGSGHPATVSTAEQQYEADLVVCADGVNSACRRFLFPSTRARRTAAGRYGGSSPLRRPASSRTRPGAPARCGAP; from the coding sequence ATGCCCCACCCCCGAGCTGTCGTGATCGGTGCGGGAATCGGTGGTCTGACGGCCGCGCTGGGACTGCACAGACGCGGCTGGCACGTCACGGTCCTGGAGCGCGCCCCCGCCCTCGCCCCCGTCGGCGCCGCGCTCACCCTGGCACCCAACGCACAGCGCGCGCTGGCGGCGCTCGCGCTCGGCGAGGAGATCAGCCGGCTCTCCGCCTGGGAGGGCGACGGTCTGCTACGCGATCCCCAGGGCCGGCCACTGGCCAGGACGACCAGTGCGTCCGTCGTCGCCCGGTTCGGCGGACCGCTGGTCGTCCTGCGCCGCAGCGACCTGGTCGGCCTCATCGTCGGCCGCCTGCCCCACGGCAGCGTCCGTACCGGCGAGGCCGCGACCCTCACCGGCGCCGGAGGCAGCGGGCACCCGGCCACCGTGTCCACGGCGGAGCAGCAGTACGAGGCGGACCTTGTCGTCTGTGCCGACGGCGTCAACTCGGCGTGCCGTCGCTTCCTCTTCCCCAGCACCCGGGCCCGACGTACGGCGGCTGGACGGTATGGCGGTTCCTCGCCCCTACGCCGCCCCGCTTCGTCCCGCACGAGACCTGGGGCCCCGGCCAGGTGTGGGGCACCCTGA
- a CDS encoding FAD-dependent monooxygenase: MWGTLIRDPESVFIYACAFTERGGRSPDGEKNELRRRFGQWHHPVPAVLDSIEAKDVLRHDVFHMAQPLEHFQRGRAVLLGDAAHAMVPTLGQGANMAIEDSVVLAHHAAPSTDPTAALARYDEQRRPRTTALIRRAERASRLMALRSPAALALRDGAIQAMSKIVPALLLRGFDGVADWHPPAVPQGSPAA, encoded by the coding sequence GTGTGGGGCACCCTGATCCGCGACCCGGAGAGCGTCTTCATCTACGCCTGCGCCTTCACCGAGCGCGGCGGACGCTCACCGGACGGGGAGAAGAACGAGCTGCGGCGCCGGTTCGGCCAATGGCACCACCCCGTGCCCGCCGTGCTCGACTCGATCGAGGCGAAGGACGTCCTGCGCCACGACGTGTTCCATATGGCCCAGCCCCTGGAGCACTTCCAGCGCGGCCGGGCCGTCCTCCTCGGCGACGCGGCGCACGCCATGGTGCCGACCCTCGGCCAGGGCGCCAACATGGCGATCGAGGACAGCGTCGTCCTCGCCCACCACGCGGCGCCGAGCACCGACCCGACGGCCGCGCTCGCCCGCTACGACGAGCAGCGCCGCCCCCGTACGACGGCCCTCATCCGCCGTGCGGAGCGCGCCTCCCGGCTGATGGCCCTGCGTTCCCCGGCCGCGCTGGCCCTGCGTGACGGCGCGATCCAGGCCATGTCGAAGATCGTCCCCGCGCTGCTGCTGCGCGGCTTCGACGGCGTCGCGGACTGGCATCCCCCGGCCGTTCCCCAAGGCTCCCCGGCCGCGTGA
- a CDS encoding SDR family NAD(P)-dependent oxidoreductase yields the protein MNEDWKPPRLAGAVAVVTGASRGVGRGIALALGDAGATVYVTGRSTRGEGRTEGLPGTVDDTAEEITARGGTGVAVRCDHRSTDDNQALADRVRAEHGGLDLLVNNAWAGYERSADVRFDAPYWDQPMWRYELCEGSLRAQYDITRLLTPLMFERLNGLIVGIGFTDGDTYLGQAAYDVFKAANDRLGRAFAADLRKKRVTALSLHPGFVRTERVEAAWEALGDGPAAVVHSPEYVGRAIAHLAADPAVGERSGQVLAVGDLAGEYGFTDVDGRRLPAFRLEGRMSLATRMDRLNRVVARTTPS from the coding sequence GTGAACGAGGATTGGAAGCCGCCCAGGCTGGCCGGCGCCGTCGCGGTGGTCACGGGCGCCAGCCGCGGCGTGGGGCGCGGCATCGCCCTGGCCCTCGGCGACGCGGGAGCCACGGTGTACGTCACCGGGCGCAGCACCCGCGGAGAGGGCCGCACCGAGGGTCTGCCGGGCACGGTGGACGATACCGCCGAGGAAATCACCGCCCGCGGCGGCACCGGCGTCGCGGTGCGCTGCGATCACCGCTCGACCGACGACAACCAGGCCCTCGCCGACCGTGTCCGCGCCGAACACGGCGGCCTCGACCTGCTGGTGAACAACGCCTGGGCGGGCTACGAGCGCTCCGCCGACGTCCGCTTCGACGCCCCGTACTGGGACCAGCCCATGTGGCGGTACGAACTGTGCGAGGGGTCGCTCCGCGCCCAGTACGACATCACCCGGCTGCTGACCCCGCTGATGTTCGAACGCCTGAACGGCCTGATCGTCGGCATCGGCTTCACCGACGGCGACACCTACCTCGGGCAGGCGGCGTACGACGTGTTCAAGGCCGCCAACGACCGGCTCGGCAGGGCCTTCGCCGCCGACCTGCGCAAGAAGCGCGTCACCGCACTCTCCCTGCACCCCGGGTTCGTGCGCACCGAGCGGGTGGAGGCGGCCTGGGAGGCGCTGGGCGACGGCCCGGCCGCGGTCGTGCACTCCCCGGAGTACGTGGGCCGCGCCATCGCCCACCTGGCAGCCGACCCCGCCGTGGGGGAGCGGTCGGGCCAGGTTCTCGCCGTCGGCGACCTCGCTGGCGAGTACGGCTTCACCGACGTCGACGGCCGACGGCTGCCCGCCTTCCGACTGGAGGGCCGGATGAGCCTCGCCACCCGCATGGACCGGCTCAACCGGGTCGTGGCACGGACGACCCCCTCCTGA
- a CDS encoding acyl carrier protein: MITVATVCSLIEKKLGSKAAGLTLDENTAFDSVGLSSLQIADIVYTIEDDAEIELDPSQAANVKTVGDLVKLVGTTKSAGTPA, encoded by the coding sequence GTGATCACCGTTGCCACTGTCTGCTCCCTCATCGAGAAGAAGCTCGGCAGCAAGGCCGCGGGCCTGACCCTGGACGAGAACACGGCCTTCGACTCCGTCGGCCTGTCGAGCCTCCAGATCGCCGACATCGTCTACACCATCGAGGACGACGCGGAGATCGAGCTCGACCCGAGCCAGGCGGCCAACGTCAAGACCGTCGGGGACCTGGTCAAGCTCGTGGGGACCACCAAGTCCGCCGGTACCCCAGCATGA
- a CDS encoding SDR family oxidoreductase, whose translation MTGQRRTVLLTGASGVVGQAVLREVPGRPLRVISMARPGGAALPPGTDEILGADLAQERFGLDEDSYRALARDVDTVIHSAGLTEWGLADERYKPVNIDGTRRVIEFAERAGATVHFMSTAFVAALFKDAPHRLSDTNVTTNYVRSKLRSEQLLRDSGIQHTVFRPTNLIGDSATGWTSRGQIVQLMSDWICRGRAPFIPVHQGNRIDIVPQDLLAKAVLRAVELGDDEGAFWVTYGDEAMTMERAIEVCAKHAAGLGRTLGPIPVTDPDRLDPEELRRLPPPARSYLSVLRDVSEVTRCSGGILPTSLRELRERYGIPHVQDTDAYLRTLEYASAHLS comes from the coding sequence ATGACCGGACAGCGCCGCACCGTGCTGCTGACCGGCGCCTCAGGCGTCGTCGGCCAGGCCGTTCTGCGCGAGGTGCCAGGCCGCCCGCTGCGGGTCATCTCCATGGCCCGGCCCGGCGGCGCGGCCCTGCCGCCCGGCACCGACGAGATCCTCGGCGCTGATCTGGCACAGGAGCGCTTCGGACTCGACGAGGACAGTTATCGGGCTCTGGCCCGCGACGTCGACACCGTCATCCACTCGGCCGGGCTGACCGAGTGGGGACTGGCCGACGAGCGGTACAAACCAGTCAACATCGACGGCACCCGCCGAGTGATCGAATTCGCCGAACGCGCAGGCGCCACCGTCCACTTCATGAGCACCGCCTTCGTGGCCGCGCTCTTCAAAGACGCCCCGCACCGGCTCAGCGACACCAACGTCACCACCAACTACGTTCGTTCCAAGCTGCGCTCCGAACAGCTGCTGCGCGACAGCGGCATCCAGCACACCGTGTTCCGCCCCACCAATCTGATCGGCGACTCGGCCACCGGCTGGACGTCGCGCGGCCAGATCGTGCAGCTGATGTCCGATTGGATCTGCCGCGGCCGGGCTCCGTTCATCCCGGTCCACCAGGGCAACCGGATCGACATCGTGCCGCAGGACCTGCTCGCCAAGGCCGTGCTGCGCGCGGTCGAACTGGGTGACGACGAGGGAGCGTTCTGGGTCACCTACGGCGACGAGGCCATGACCATGGAACGTGCCATCGAGGTGTGCGCCAAACACGCGGCCGGCCTCGGCCGCACCCTTGGCCCGATCCCGGTCACCGACCCCGACCGCCTCGACCCCGAGGAACTGCGCCGACTGCCGCCGCCAGCCCGCTCCTACCTGTCGGTGCTGCGGGACGTCAGCGAGGTGACCCGGTGCAGCGGAGGCATCCTGCCGACGTCCCTGCGCGAACTGCGCGAGCGGTACGGCATTCCGCACGTCCAGGACACCGACGCCTACCTGCGGACGCTCGAGTACGCCTCCGCCCACCTCAGTTAG
- a CDS encoding FAD-binding oxidoreductase, whose product MGTRKHVVYWHDTEGVTPEPALRSNVDCDVAVVGGGYTGLWAAHFLKEAAPALDIRVVESQYSGYGASGRADGFVTPTIGKDIQALVQEFGTRRALEASQAVGRSILEIGRFLRRNKIDAEYEANDYLMVATDAAQLRRLREDRELASRIAGREQPDILSAAQAQSVISSPAVLGAMRTGGALVNPFKLVRGLARVVKERGVTVYENTPVLQVLPGARPTVVAPGGRITADKVIIAANAHQFTFAPFRNRTVPIWSYAMVSEPLTDAQLGRVEWAGREGMVEAKTFLTCARFTADNRLMFAGGPALYFMGRDMRRRRMNDQRAYRALHEEFQRFFPMWGDVEFTYAYGGTIDVTRDYAPHFGRLPGTNVFYGYGFNGNGIAATHTGGKVLRDLVLGKDSEYSRLLYVDDQHRKQRSFPPEPLLYIGARATTRLMEWKESRP is encoded by the coding sequence GTGGGTACACGCAAGCACGTCGTCTACTGGCACGACACCGAGGGTGTCACCCCCGAACCGGCGCTGCGCTCCAACGTGGACTGCGATGTCGCCGTCGTCGGCGGCGGATACACCGGACTGTGGGCCGCCCACTTCCTCAAGGAGGCCGCGCCCGCGCTCGACATCCGGGTCGTCGAGTCCCAGTACTCCGGGTACGGGGCGTCCGGCCGCGCCGACGGGTTCGTCACACCGACCATCGGAAAGGACATCCAGGCCCTGGTCCAGGAGTTCGGCACCCGCCGCGCCCTGGAGGCCTCGCAGGCCGTCGGCCGGTCCATCCTCGAGATCGGCAGGTTCCTGCGCCGCAACAAGATCGACGCCGAGTACGAGGCCAACGACTACCTGATGGTCGCCACCGACGCGGCACAGCTGCGCCGGCTGCGCGAAGACCGGGAGCTGGCCTCTCGGATCGCCGGCCGGGAACAGCCCGACATCCTCTCCGCTGCGCAGGCCCAGTCCGTCATCAGCTCGCCCGCCGTGCTGGGCGCCATGCGGACCGGCGGCGCGCTGGTCAACCCCTTCAAGCTGGTCCGGGGTCTGGCGCGGGTCGTCAAGGAACGCGGCGTCACCGTCTACGAGAACACGCCCGTCCTGCAGGTGCTGCCCGGGGCGCGACCCACCGTCGTCGCACCCGGCGGCCGCATCACGGCCGACAAGGTGATCATCGCGGCCAACGCGCACCAGTTCACGTTCGCGCCGTTCCGCAACAGGACCGTGCCGATCTGGAGCTACGCGATGGTGAGCGAACCCCTCACCGACGCGCAGCTCGGGCGGGTCGAGTGGGCCGGCCGCGAGGGCATGGTAGAGGCCAAGACGTTCCTGACCTGCGCGCGTTTCACCGCCGACAACCGGCTGATGTTCGCGGGGGGGCCCGCCCTGTACTTCATGGGCCGCGACATGCGCCGGCGGCGGATGAACGACCAGCGTGCCTACCGGGCGCTGCACGAGGAGTTCCAGCGGTTCTTCCCCATGTGGGGCGACGTGGAGTTCACCTACGCCTACGGCGGCACGATCGACGTCACCCGGGACTACGCCCCGCACTTCGGCCGGCTCCCCGGCACCAACGTCTTCTACGGCTACGGCTTCAACGGCAACGGCATCGCCGCCACCCACACTGGCGGAAAAGTGCTCCGCGACCTTGTCCTCGGCAAGGACTCGGAGTACTCACGGCTGCTGTACGTCGACGACCAGCACCGCAAGCAGCGCAGCTTTCCGCCGGAGCCGCTCCTCTACATCGGCGCTCGCGCTACTACACGCCTGATGGAGTGGAAGGAGTCCCGGCCATGA
- a CDS encoding cyclopropane-fatty-acyl-phospholipid synthase family protein: MTATSYRGATAEAIRHHYDVSNDFYALWLDASLTYTCALWDDSAAALPGVPETLESAQARKLDYLIEGARAAGARRVLDVGCGWGSLLKRLTGIYGVERAVGLTLSDSQAELVCAAALPGTEIRVENWRDHQPDEGYDAVISIGAFEHFAAPGLSRSERIAAYREFFERCYAWLPPRGRIAMQTNVKGNNTVMDKATVRELMFIIETIFPESEIPALSEVVESSEKLFDVVSLRNDPDHYARTCAEWLRRLRENRESAVRVAGEQNVLNYEKYLGASVRHFENRHLGLSRIMLEKGR; encoded by the coding sequence ATGACCGCCACCTCCTACCGAGGGGCCACCGCCGAGGCGATCAGACACCACTACGACGTGTCCAACGACTTCTACGCCCTGTGGCTGGACGCCTCCCTCACCTACACCTGCGCCCTGTGGGACGACTCCGCGGCCGCCCTGCCCGGCGTCCCGGAGACCCTGGAGAGCGCCCAGGCCCGCAAGCTGGACTACCTCATCGAGGGGGCCAGGGCGGCCGGTGCCCGACGGGTGCTGGACGTCGGATGCGGCTGGGGAAGCCTGCTGAAGCGACTGACCGGGATCTACGGCGTCGAACGCGCCGTCGGCCTCACCCTCAGCGACAGCCAGGCCGAGCTGGTGTGCGCGGCGGCGCTGCCGGGTACCGAGATCCGGGTCGAGAACTGGCGGGACCACCAGCCCGACGAGGGGTACGACGCCGTCATCTCCATCGGCGCCTTCGAGCACTTCGCCGCCCCGGGGCTGTCCCGCTCCGAACGGATCGCCGCGTACCGGGAGTTCTTCGAGCGCTGCTACGCCTGGCTCCCGCCGCGCGGCCGGATCGCCATGCAGACCAACGTCAAGGGCAACAACACCGTGATGGACAAGGCCACCGTGCGTGAGCTGATGTTCATCATCGAGACGATCTTCCCCGAGTCGGAGATCCCTGCGCTCTCCGAGGTCGTCGAGTCGTCCGAGAAGCTCTTCGACGTGGTGTCGCTGCGCAACGACCCGGACCACTACGCGCGCACCTGCGCCGAGTGGTTGCGCCGGCTGCGCGAGAACCGCGAGTCCGCCGTGCGGGTCGCGGGCGAGCAGAACGTCCTCAACTACGAGAAGTACCTGGGTGCGAGCGTGCGGCACTTCGAGAACCGGCACCTGGGCTTGTCGAGGATCATGCTCGAAAAGGGGCGCTAG
- a CDS encoding 3-oxoacyl-[acyl-carrier-protein] synthase III C-terminal domain-containing protein: MRPVSLLELASYLPGEPVGTEYFLRYQEQDAALTDHTMFKAPNSRHQVSRDETPTDMMEKAAHTLAERIGQDALRGVDVVITNSLLPEVPFTGAGAEVAHRLGIRADWVLDAHNGGCASFVHLLRLARVLIGTGQATSALLFNVQNCAGPVMTQPDVRRLPEAVIPGDGCAAAFVAASDESPVLGVQVANRGEYTRDCGLTLSDGRKYWEAGTSQMHVGFTPGKVKDIVERGNQLVPEVVLGLCEQLGLKTDDLDALITNQPNRMFLEQWRQRLSIGPDRHLDTFDRFGNLFGAAVPITLDHGIREGRIKDGNLLMLAGFAHAGDFAGAAAVRWRAGSARA; this comes from the coding sequence ATGAGGCCGGTCAGCCTGCTCGAACTCGCCTCCTACCTGCCGGGCGAGCCCGTCGGCACCGAGTACTTCCTGCGGTACCAGGAGCAGGACGCCGCGCTCACCGACCACACCATGTTCAAGGCGCCGAACTCCCGCCATCAGGTCTCCCGAGACGAGACGCCCACCGACATGATGGAGAAGGCGGCGCACACCCTGGCCGAGCGCATCGGCCAGGACGCGCTGCGCGGCGTGGACGTGGTGATCACCAACTCGCTGCTGCCGGAGGTGCCGTTCACCGGCGCCGGCGCCGAGGTCGCCCACCGGCTCGGCATCCGGGCCGACTGGGTTCTCGACGCGCACAACGGCGGCTGTGCCTCCTTCGTTCACCTGCTGCGGCTGGCACGGGTCCTCATCGGCACCGGCCAGGCAACGTCCGCCCTGCTGTTCAACGTGCAGAACTGCGCGGGCCCCGTGATGACCCAGCCCGACGTGCGCCGACTCCCCGAGGCGGTGATCCCCGGGGACGGCTGCGCAGCCGCGTTCGTGGCCGCGTCCGACGAGTCGCCGGTGCTGGGCGTGCAGGTCGCCAACCGCGGCGAGTACACCCGGGACTGCGGTCTCACCCTCAGCGACGGCCGCAAGTACTGGGAGGCGGGCACCAGCCAGATGCACGTCGGGTTCACCCCCGGCAAGGTCAAGGACATCGTCGAGCGCGGCAACCAGCTGGTGCCCGAGGTGGTCCTGGGCCTGTGCGAACAACTGGGCCTCAAGACCGACGACCTCGACGCGCTGATCACCAACCAGCCCAACCGGATGTTCCTGGAGCAGTGGCGGCAGCGCCTGTCCATCGGTCCCGACCGGCACCTGGACACCTTCGACCGCTTCGGGAACCTCTTCGGCGCGGCCGTCCCCATCACCCTGGACCACGGCATCCGCGAGGGCCGGATCAAGGACGGCAACCTGCTGATGCTGGCGGGCTTCGCCCACGCGGGCGACTTCGCGGGGGCGGCGGCGGTGCGCTGGCGGGCCGGGAGTGCCCGGGCGTGA
- a CDS encoding thiamine pyrophosphate-binding protein, which translates to MRNSPRLVDFIVDFLHRQGVSHVFGVGGANIEDLYDALHHAQVGPLGVVAKHEYSAATMADGYHRASQRVPVIASTSGAGAMNLVPGIAELRASYVPALVLIGQPPARLDGHGSFQETSGLAGSIDATRMFTELAVHCVRVREPERIVHELPRALAAATDPAAPGPAVLLLPKDVQQAVLSSGASPSVAREPVGLPLSETADRARAAGLLRAARGKGGVVVIAGEAVARSDARPQLARLVRALDARVAVAPDAKDVFDPRDPRHLGVTGVMGMDEVEEELERASAVLLAGTRLPQMAGVGLHEHLKGVPVVCVDPREPFLDTREELVRLTGPVAAELDLLRRALSGAEPGPGPGLGRAATADPLPSASTPLDMRTSVLTVAAALPEGANVAADAGNAGASAIHHVDVPVDGRFIAALGMGGMGHSFGAGIGAAFATGRRTCVIAGDGAFFMHGMELHTAVEHGLPVTFVVLNNNAHAMCATREQLFFSGDYTFNVFRPARIGDGVAAMFPGLAATTVRTVGELTAALDRAHATTSPALICVDLDPTEMPPFRPFHQQALATGRGRPVSEGAVPG; encoded by the coding sequence ATGAGAAATTCACCGCGCCTAGTAGATTTCATCGTTGACTTTCTGCACCGGCAGGGAGTCAGCCATGTGTTCGGAGTCGGCGGCGCGAATATCGAGGACCTGTATGACGCGCTGCACCATGCGCAGGTCGGCCCGCTCGGTGTGGTGGCCAAACACGAGTACTCCGCCGCCACCATGGCGGACGGATATCACCGGGCCTCGCAGCGCGTACCGGTGATCGCCTCCACCTCGGGCGCCGGCGCGATGAATCTGGTGCCCGGGATCGCCGAACTCAGGGCGTCCTACGTACCGGCCCTCGTCCTGATCGGGCAGCCGCCGGCCAGGCTGGACGGCCACGGTTCGTTCCAGGAGACCAGCGGTCTGGCCGGATCGATCGACGCCACACGGATGTTCACCGAGCTGGCCGTGCACTGCGTACGCGTGCGGGAACCGGAGCGGATCGTCCACGAGTTGCCGAGGGCCCTCGCGGCGGCGACGGACCCGGCGGCACCCGGACCGGCAGTGCTCCTGCTGCCCAAGGACGTGCAGCAGGCCGTGCTCTCGTCCGGTGCGTCGCCGAGCGTGGCCCGGGAGCCGGTCGGGCTGCCGCTCTCCGAGACCGCCGACCGTGCCCGGGCGGCGGGGCTGCTGCGGGCGGCGCGCGGAAAGGGCGGTGTGGTGGTGATCGCCGGTGAGGCGGTCGCCCGGTCCGACGCCAGGCCCCAACTGGCCCGGCTGGTCCGGGCGCTGGACGCGCGGGTCGCCGTCGCCCCGGACGCCAAAGACGTCTTCGACCCGCGCGACCCGCGTCACCTGGGCGTGACCGGGGTGATGGGCATGGACGAGGTGGAGGAGGAGCTGGAGCGGGCGTCCGCCGTGCTGCTGGCGGGGACGCGGCTGCCCCAGATGGCCGGGGTCGGCCTGCACGAGCACCTCAAGGGCGTACCAGTGGTCTGCGTCGACCCCCGGGAGCCGTTCCTCGACACGCGGGAGGAGCTCGTCAGGCTCACCGGCCCCGTGGCCGCCGAACTGGACCTGCTGCGCCGCGCCCTGTCCGGTGCGGAACCCGGCCCCGGCCCCGGCCTGGGGCGGGCAGCAACCGCCGACCCCCTACCGTCGGCGTCCACCCCGCTGGACATGCGGACATCCGTCCTGACCGTCGCGGCGGCGCTCCCCGAGGGGGCGAACGTCGCGGCCGACGCGGGCAACGCGGGCGCCAGCGCCATCCACCACGTCGACGTGCCCGTCGACGGCCGGTTCATCGCCGCCCTCGGCATGGGCGGCATGGGGCACAGCTTCGGGGCGGGGATCGGCGCGGCGTTCGCGACCGGCCGGCGCACTTGTGTCATCGCCGGCGACGGGGCGTTCTTCATGCACGGCATGGAGCTGCACACCGCCGTCGAGCACGGGCTGCCCGTCACCTTCGTCGTGCTCAACAACAACGCGCACGCGATGTGCGCCACCCGGGAGCAGTTGTTCTTCTCCGGGGACTACACGTTCAACGTCTTCCGCCCGGCCCGGATCGGCGACGGTGTTGCCGCCATGTTCCCCGGCCTGGCCGCGACGACGGTCCGCACCGTCGGAGAGCTGACAGCGGCCCTGGACCGCGCCCACGCCACCACGTCGCCCGCGCTGATCTGCGTGGACCTCGACCCCACCGAAATGCCGCCGTTCCGGCCCTTCCACCAGCAGGCGCTGGCCACCGGCCGCGGACGGCCCGTCTCAGAAGGAGCAGTACCAGGATGA
- a CDS encoding SRPBCC family protein: MTTSISQPTPLPGYVAPDPIPAGVKDVPGLLRWETTPREEAMALAGQLTRESFTYDEVYGQFVTVHQYIDAPPQAVYEYLTDVRNLNEYTYSTRDFAPTDVPGVYQGRDVLLDDQTKIFMRIDGDPNALTVDMRCAWDQGQELWMNYLHRIVPAEIVLNKPGSVVIWTNCRHPYYDKNPHPELASTPERPWVGDMWPLFYAGHQVEIDNLKKILEHRHGSPSA; this comes from the coding sequence ATGACCACCTCCATCAGCCAGCCGACCCCCCTGCCCGGCTATGTCGCCCCCGACCCCATCCCGGCCGGCGTCAAAGACGTCCCCGGCCTGTTGCGCTGGGAGACCACGCCGCGCGAGGAGGCCATGGCCCTCGCCGGACAGCTGACGAGGGAGAGCTTCACTTACGACGAGGTGTACGGGCAGTTCGTCACCGTCCACCAGTACATCGACGCGCCGCCGCAGGCGGTCTACGAGTACCTCACCGACGTCCGCAACCTGAACGAGTACACGTACAGCACCCGGGACTTCGCGCCGACCGACGTTCCCGGCGTCTACCAGGGCCGGGACGTCCTCCTCGACGACCAGACCAAGATATTCATGCGGATCGACGGCGACCCGAACGCCCTGACCGTGGACATGCGGTGCGCCTGGGACCAGGGCCAGGAACTGTGGATGAACTACCTCCACCGGATCGTCCCGGCAGAGATCGTCCTCAACAAGCCCGGCTCGGTCGTCATCTGGACCAACTGCCGCCACCCCTACTACGACAAGAACCCGCACCCGGAGCTGGCGTCCACCCCCGAGCGCCCCTGGGTCGGCGACATGTGGCCGCTGTTCTACGCGGGCCACCAGGTGGAAATCGACAACCTGAAGAAGATCCTCGAGCACCGGCACGGAAGCCCCTCCGCATGA